The genomic stretch AAGCGGCGTTCAAGCAGTCGCCGAACGCGATGGTCATGCCGCCTGACCAAGATCCCGACGACCCGGCGTTGGTTCCGTTCGACGAATACGACTATGCGGACAAGCTGTCGGATTTGGCGGCGAAGGTGGACGACTCGCCTAATCAGTTCGTGTGCCCCGTCGAGGGGTGCGAGACGGACCATACGGGCTATCCTGACGAGTGCGACGAGTGCGGCACCGAATACAACTGGTGATTCGATGAGTGACGACTATTCCGACATCAAGAACGAGACGCCCAGTACGCCAACCACAGACGACCTCGACGACACCGCCGGGTCGGGGGTACCACTCCCCTCGATAGACAAGCGAAAGGCGGCATTCGCGGTGGGTGCCGTGGTGGTCCTCGCCGTTCTCGTGTGGTGGGTCCGCCAGTCCCGGTCCCCTGGTGAATACGACGGAGGCGAGGACGATGAGGGGCGCGAGTACGTAGACCTCGGCGACGACGGTCCAACTTCGGCAATAGGCAAACCAGACCCTCGTGACGTGGGCGCTGACGACGACGAGGTGCTTGAGTATCTGGTCGAGTCGGGCCACATGGACGGTGGTGAGCAGTGACGACGCCGGAGATAGCGACACAGCCCGACGTACCCGAGATGTCGACCATCGATGACGACGATGCGCCGAGTGAGCCGGAGAACGTCGCCGAGGTAGAGCTAGGTGAGGACGACTATGGCGGGGACAACCTCTTCGACGACGTAGAGGACGCGGAGAGCGATAGTAGTGGTTCGACGCCCGGTGAGTCGAGCGACATAATGGACGGCCTCGACGCAGCGACGGGCGGCCTCTCGTCGGCCATGAACGAAGGAGCGGCGCGTCTCGCCGTGGTCGGCCTCGACGACGAGGAAAAAGAGGAGTTGGAACAGGAATTCACCGAGGTATTCGGCGCGTTCCGTCTCGGCCACTACGCCGGTCGGTGCGCCGAGGAGTACGTGCTGTCAGATACCGATGAGGAGGTTGATCCAGCGTGGGGACTGCTCGGATCGGTGCTGGTGTGTTCGGCGGTCGTGATGTGGATGAGGCCGGACGGGGACCAACAGATCCAGCAACTGAAGCAGGCTCTCGGAGGTGTCGACGAATGAGCGGCATGAGGGGCCTGAATATCGACATGGGGCCACAGCAGGTGATGGGGCTGATGAACGACCCCAAAGGCGTCGAGAGGATGTTGAAGCAGGCTAGCGACGAGACGGGCGACAGCCCAGCGGACATCATGGCGGACATCATCAACATCCAGCGGCTCGACACCAAGATGATCGCCAAGCAGCAGGGCGTAGATCTCGAAATCAACGAGATGACGCCCGAGCGGGCGGCGGAACTGCTTGCGGGCGTGATTCAGGGCGAGGGTGTGGCCCTGCTCATGGTGTTCAACGAGTTGGAGGACTACAACCACCAGATCCTCCGCGAAGCGATGGGTGAAAACGAGTTCGAGAACTACCGTCGTGCGAAGGTCGGCAGTCTCAATTCGACGACGGACGAGTAATGGCCCGTATCACCGTTCTCGGTCGAAGCGGGACCGGCAAGAGCTACTACACGGGCTATCTCCTCGAACAGTCGGTGCCGGACTTCGACCTCGCCGTTCACATGGATATCGAGGATGAGGAAGGCGGGCTGTCCGACCAGGACAACGAGTATGACCCGCTGTACCTGACGCTCACGGTTGACAAAGACACGGCCAACGCTCTCGACTGGGTGCGTGTGCTGTGGAACCACCGGAAGGTTCGAGTCGTTCCCGACGACCTCACCCACGACGAAATACGCGAAATGTTCGCGGCGATCTGTCGGGCGGTCATGCGACTGTGCAAAGACATCCGGCCCGAACTCACGGCGTTCATCTCGTGTGACGAGGCCCACAACATCCTGAAGGAACACGACTTTCCCGAGGCGGTCGAGCGGGCGATCACGGGTGGTCGGAAGCACGGCGTCGAGACGCTGTTTTGTTCCCAGCGCCCGGCTCTCCTGCCGACGACGCTTATTTCGCAAGCGGACAAGCGGGTGTATTTCGCGCTATCAGACGATAACGACATCAAGAAGGTGAACAAGACATCCTCGTTCCCCGGTGACAAACTGGCGAAACTCCCCGCTCGGAAGGCTATCGTCGAGAACAAAGCCACCGGCCAATGGGAGGAACTTGAGACAGATGGTATCGGGCGGAAGCGTCCGCACTTTTCCGGCGACGACGGAATCGCCGACCGTCACTTCCCGATATAGGGCTGTACTGAAACTCTCCGTCGTTGGTAGGTTTTCGAGGGCGTGATGAATACACAGCGCGAGTCGGTCACCAGCGGGTCGCCGAAAACAAGCCGACCGAATCGTTCGATACAAAGCGTGAGTCGGTCACGGGCAAATGTCTACCATCCGTCGTTCGTCGTTGCGCCGATGTTGCTCATTCAAATAAAGGTTCGCTCGATGTCCACCGTTTCAGCATCTAATATCTCAATCGTCAACCCCTCGGAAGCATCCAAAACTTCATCGATAACTAGATTCCCATCAATAATTAGCACGAAGTTATAATGTTCTCCGGGTTTCCTGTACTCACGTAGCTTTATCTTCTCTGCTGGTGCCAACTCGAATTCGTCGTTGAACACATATGTTCCAGATTCGACTGGGGTTCCACCTCCGTCTGGAATATGTTCAAATTCTCCTAACCGCACTCCAACGGTGTGTACATCGTCCGAGAGATTCACCACGGTGAGTTCTTGATTGTCCGGCTCAGGGGTCACACCAGTTTCAGTAGGTGTAGCTGTTGGGGAAGCGTCACTGGACTCCGTAGAAGCAGGTGACGATGATGGGAAGGATGTACAACCCGCGAGCCAAGTTAACGATAGTACTCCGAATCCTTGTGCAAAATCCCGCCGAGAGGAGGGCATGAGTCTTACCAAAATTGGAAGGCGTTGTGACAAATACTTTCTGCGGGCCACAGCAGATTATACTGTTTCAATAGCCACACACAGTACCGGCTGAATCAGTCGTATCCACGTGAAACCAACAAGCGACTGATGCTGCATACAGCCTCTGTATCTCGCACGCGACTCTTGTCGAACTTCAAGGAGTTCAACAGAATCGCTTTAGAGGCTCACTCCGACGAATTTCAAACTATCGACGCCTACGAAGTCCATCTGGTTCGGTGCTTGAATCCATGTCTCGAAGTCCACGACCTGCTCGCGTGCTTGTATGCCTTCGTCCATGTCCTGAGCCTTCGGCGACCGGCGACGGTGGTGTTCGAGCGCCTTCTGATAGTCGGTGTCCATGAGGCTCGTCGCCGTGGCGTTCGCAGCGACGGCAACACCGCCATCCGTCGCCATGTCGATCATCGGATCGTAGGTCGGCGCGTCGAACTCGAACAGCCCGCCGAGGCGACCGAACAGCGTAGTGCCTTCCGTCTCGGCGGTCGGGGCGTTCGTCCCGGCGTCTCCCCACTCGACGTTCACGAGTCTCGGGAGGTCGGCGAGAGCGACCGTCCGTTGTTCCTTCTTCCCGCCTTCGGTCTTGACGGTCACAGTCGTCTGTATCTCCATCGGCTCCTGTCCGAAACGGGCTCGAACCTCGTTGACCATCGACCCGTACTCGCGGGCCTCTCGGAGAGCGTCGTTGTAGTTCTCGATGGCCTTCTTGCTCTCCTCGGCTTCGAGAGCGGCGGCCCGAAAGCCGTTCCACGCTCGCTGTAACGTCCGAAGCGCGAAGGGCGGAAGCTCGGTGCCGTCGCCACCAGCGACCTCGACGACCTCGGCGGTGACAGCTTCCTCGCCCTCCTCAATCGGCCCACCGTCGTCCGTGATCAGCGAGTCCATACGGAACTCCATCTCGGCCACGTCAGCTCTCATCTCCTCGATTTCCTCGTCGGTCCAGCCGCAGTCACTCACGAGATGGACACAGGCGGCTTCGTCGCCCTTCCCACACCACTCCTCAGCGTGATGGCACTCCTCGCCCTGGGCTTTCTTGGCGCTCTTGGCGCGTCGTGCGACGACGTGTGCGGCGTCGTCCTCGTCGGCGTCGGTGTAGTTCGCACCGCCCCCACGCTGGGCACCTGCCCCCGTCCCGTCCGCATCGAACTGCATGGTCCGGGCGGTCTGCTGGGGCACTAGTGAGAGGTGTTCGCGGGCCTCGATTGTGTGGTCGTACTTCGCCAGCCAGTCGGAGATGCCGTGGTACGTGAGGATGGCCTTCGCGCTCCGAGCGTGGAAGCCGTGGGTTCCCCACGTCCACCCGTCACGCTTCTTGAGACGCTTCTTCTCGTCGTCGGTGAGATCGGTCTGTCCGTATTTTACATCGCTCTCACGCTGGTCGTCCAGAGTTTCGGTTTCCCACGTGTCGCGCTCTTTCTCCGAGAGGGCGTCGGCGTACACCTCGACGGTCTTGTGTCGACGGTCGTATTTGCTCGTCTCGGCCTCGTCGGGTAGCTCATCGCGCATGAGGTTCGCGGCTTCTCGGGTGTCGAACCTGTGCGAGAGTGTCTTGCGGTAGCCGTCGCCGTTGTCGTCCTCGGCAGTGGACTGGATGGCCTGCTCGTCGGCCTCCTGCTCAGCGTCTCGCTCGGCGTCGAGGGTGTCGAGCACGTCGAGGTCGGCTTTCTCTGCGGCGGTCGCGTCCAAGTTGGCGAACACGGCGAATCCGGCGGCGGTGTCCTCTTCCTCGTAATCTCGCGTTTCGTCGTCTTGGTAGAGGAAGTTGCTCACGTCGAGGTCACTGACGGAGGCACCCATGTCCTTCCCCAATGCCCACTCGACTTCGGAAAGCCCGTCGAACGCCGGTCCCCACACGTCCTCGTCCGACATCTCATACAAGGCGTCGGCCTTCGCGTCGGCGGCGTCGAGAGCTTCCCGTGCGTACTTCTCGGCGTCCCACTCGTCGCTCGTGGATTCGTCGCCGATAGCGTCCCTGACGAGTGGGACGATCTCGACGAGTCGGTCGTTCATCTTTGGCCCCACCTTGTCGATATCGCCGAAGCCTCCGTGGGTATCGTAGTAGGCGACGAGGCCTGCTACATCATCCACCTCGTTGCGGAGGTTGTCGGCTCCGAAGCCGTCGATGTCGGCAACGTTCAGGACCAACCAGAGATCGTCGTTCGCGGCGTGGTGGCGAATCTGCCCGACTTTCAACTGGGTGAGGCGCTTACCTCGAATCTCCGACTCACCCCACGGTTGCTTTTCTCGGAGCTTCGATTCCTGCTGGCGCTCGAACTGTTCGAGGCCCTTCGTGTCCGCGGTCCGAACACCGAAGCGACCCAGCCCCTCACGTTCGTTCTCGACGCTGGTGGGTTCGCTGGGCGTGGCGAGGTAGCCCTTGTTCTGCGCAGCGCGGTGTTCGCGGCTGGTGCTGTCGGTCCCCTCCTGAATCTCTATGCCGAACAGTTCGAGACCCTGCCCCGCGCCACGGTCGTCGCGATTGTCGGTCCACTGCTCGGATTCGTCTGTTGCCTGCTCCGGGTTCTTCGTGTCCTCGAAACCGGTTTGACTCTCGAACTCGCGCCAGTCGGCGTCACCGGACACAAGCCGTTCGTCGGTGGGCTTACTGACGAACAGTCGCCACTCGTTGTCAAACTCGCGCTCATTGAGGGGAGGAGGGAAGCCGTAGTCACGGAGGCCGTCTTTGACGGCGTTGACGGTGTCCTCGTTCCACGAGTCGTCCATCACGATGACGGGCTTGCCACCGATTATCTCGACGTAATACCGACCGTCTATGCCCGCGTTCGGACCCTCTTTCATCCACCAGAGGGCTTGAGCGGCCCAATAGTGGGCGTTCTCCATGTGCTTGTCCTTGAACGGGCCGGTGTAGTCGTCGGCCTCGACGGCTTCGGCTGCTATGTCTCCAGGGTTGTGGTTCTGCATCCAGTCGGTCGCCAGTTCGACTGCCTTGTTCCCGAACACGCCGCTTTCAACGCGCTCGATAGTCCCCCAGTCGGACTCGACAACGACGTTGTGACGGTTCTTCTCGGCGCTTTCGACCGTCACCCACACAGTGTTCTCGGGATTGATGTAGGTCCACCACTCGCCCTCGTAGCGTTCCCATCCGTTGATGTTCTCGGGGATCGGTGCGGCTCCATCGAAGGCTTCGACGTGTGCCCGTAGCTCGCCGTAGACGGTGCGGTCCTCTCGAATGAGGACGACGCTGTTCTTCCCGATGTCCTTCGCGGGTTTGCGGGTGAACCAGTCGGAAAGAGCGTACTCGCCAGCCGCGAGGGTACCGTCCGGCAGTTCGTACATAGCTGTGACCGATGGGATGCCGTGACTCATGCCCCGATACGCCAACACCACGTCCTCTTTCCCGTGGTCGGCCCAGCGTACCCAGCCGTTCACCTCGTCCGGTGGGTCACGCTCGAACTTGGCGTCTGCCCTCACCGTGGCCTGCTTCTCGCCTTCTTTGAGCCACGCGTCGGCAGCGGCCTTCGCCTGCTCGTCCTCGATCTCTCGTAGTACGTCGGCGTCGATGTTGTCCGAGGCCCACGCGATAACTGTGCGGGCCTTCTGGTATCGACGGTTGAGTGCCTTCTGTGGCTGTTCGTCGGGGTCGATGTCGTCGCTTCCGAAGTTGCCCGACGACCGCTCATACGGGGTGAGCTTGTAGTGCATCTCTCGCCAGTAACCGGGGTTATCGGGGTCGTCCTCGTGTTCGGTAGACCACCGACCCATACTGGCGCGAACGTCTTCGTGGTGACTGAAGCCGGTACGTGCGCCACCGGCTTGCAGGATACGGCGGGCGAGGTCGATTTCCACCTCCTTCTCGCTCTTGGGGACGTTCTCGGGGTGGGCCACGTCCTGCCACTCGATTTCCCCAGTGAACTCCACGTCGTCGTCGAGCAGATCGCGGGGATCGAACGCTCGGGTGCGGTCGGCCTCGTCGGGTTCGTCGTCGCGGTTGAGGTATGCCTTGCGAGCCTTCTGCCATGCATCGAGGCTCGACGGGCCAACGCCCTTCAGGTCCTCGATGGTGCTCGGTGTCGCGCCGAAGGCTTCGTCGAGGGTCGTGAATTTCGAGGCGATTGCCTTTGCTCCCTGTGCGGGGATTCCCTGTGCTTTCAGTTCGTCAATGAGGCTGCTGTCGGTCATGTCTGTGGAGTCGTCAGTGTCGGTATCGTCGGCCTCGACGGCCTCGGGGAGTAACCCCGTCTCAATCAGTGCGTCTCGAACGTTCGAGGCCTCCTCCTTGGTGAAATTCCCCTCGACGACCTCGGCCTTCGGGAGCTTCTTGAGGAACGATGAGTCGAGTTGCTGGGTCGTTTTCAGCGTCTCGGGCTGTGGCTCGTCGCTGTTCCACAGCGTCCCGCCTCGAAGCGGGTTGGGGTACTCGATTCGGACGCTCTTCTGGTTCACCCGGACGACGCGCCCGGTGTGGAGGTTCGGATTGCGAAAGACCACGAGGTCGCCTTCGGACAGTTCGCCTCGCTTGGCGTCCCGTAGCTTCTCACGTTTCAGTTCGTTCTGTTCGGCGACGGAGCTTCCGGCCTTCTTGAGTGCGCGGCTTCGAGCGCCGTTCACTCGGCCCCGTAGCCGTTCTATCTTCTCGTCGAACTCCTCCTTTCCCCGACGCTCGGAGTCACTGGCTTTCCGATGCTTGCGGACGGGATAGTTCGACGGTCCGGCCTCGGCCCAGCCGGGTATCTGGTCGTATCGCTTCTTTCGACCGACCCAGTCGTTGAACGCCCGTCGAGCGGCGTTGATAGTGCGACCGAGCTTGTAGTCGTTGAGGTAGTAGCGTCGGGCCTCGTCGCTGGGTAGCTCGTCATAGGCGCGTCGGAGCCCCTCGACGATCCTCTCTGGCGGCTTCGAGTAGCCGGGGATGTGGAGTTCTTCGACTGCCTCGACCATCTCGTCGATACTCCCGAACGACTTGATTGGACTGAGGTGCGGAGTGGCATCAAGCCGGTCGAGCGACCGCTGGCGGTAGTCGCCGAAGCCCATGACCGTGGGCTTCTGTTTCTTCTCGTCGGCCTCATCGGGTGAGAAGGACTCGAATCCGGTCTGTCCTCCATCAGCTCGTAGCGCCCGCTCGGCGGCTCGCATTGCCCGTTCTTCGGACTCGTTGATTCGGGCCTCCCAGTCGATGCTCTCTGGGACAACTCCATCTCGGTGATCCTGCGGGCTCCACAGATCGGCCTCGTCGGGTGTGATAGTTGGCGGGCCGTATCCGGCTTCGCTCATGCGGCGTTCGGCCTCGATGTTCTCGGCCTCGTCCCATCCTTCGTCCTCGGAATCGGACTCTGCCGGGTCGGGACACTCGCTGGCGTCGTACACTTCTGGTGAGATCGGAGGTCGGTAGTTGTACCTAACAGACCACGCTCTCACGAGATTGTCGAGCGAGTGCTGCATCTTCTCGTACAGCGGGGGGCACTCCCGAGTGGTCTTGATCCACTTGTCCGGCGTGAACAGCCCCCCGGAGCGGGCGGCCTTGATTACAGAAGCCCCGTCGACGCTCTCGACTGGAATACCGAATTTCGAGACGTGGAGTTGGAGCTTCGGACCTCCCCCGAGGAGGTGTACCGAGTCAACGTCTCGATACTCGGTCCACTGGTGAAACACCGGCTTCCCGCGAGTGTCGAAGAACCCTTCAGGATCGCCGTCTGCGCCGATGTCCCAATTAGCGAGAGGAAGCCCGACGCGATGACGGTCGGGAATCTCGGTCGGGTGAACGCCCTTCGGAACCATGATGACAGTCTCAGCGTGCTCGGCGAGGCGGTCGGCTTGTTCGGTGGCTTCATCGAGATCGGCGGCATCTTGCACGTCGGGGGCAACCGCTAGCTTTGGCTGTTCTCGTTCCACAGCGGCGAGGTGCTCCTCGAACGGTGTCCGGTCTCGAAAGTTGTAGTCGCAAAACTCGATTTCGAGGGAGTCGGGTGGCCGACTCCTCGATGTTTCGTAACCGAGGTGCGCTCCCGAGCGGGAGATAGCTTCTGCCGCCTCTGTCCCGTAGGCGGTGGCGCACACGTCGATAGGTTCGGTCATTACCGAACAGTGCTAGCCGAGGGAGCCGTATGTAAATTGGAGAGAATATCAATACCGGCCGACTGAGAGCCAACTTGGGTGGTACTAATTGGTCAGAGTTTGGCCGAGTCGGAAGGATTACTGAACAGTGATTTCTACCTCAACTGTCTCGCGGTCGTCAATGTCGATCCGATTATTGAGGACGGCACCAATGGCGAAGGCACAGATCCCGGCGAGAGACATCCCGATGATGACCTCGTTTTCCGGGTTCATCGCGCAGCCTCTCGGGCTTGAAGCACGAGGTAGGTAACGAGTGGAGCAGCGATGGTGACACTCCACAGTCCGAGGCCGGTTTGACCGGCTATTGGTAGGCCGGTGGCCGAAGTAATTCCGAGACGGAGTGGGTAGGTGAGAAAGACACCGAGTGCCACGAGTATCGACACGGTAACTCGGCTATTCGAGAGGCCGGAAATGTTCGGAGGATCGGGTATGGGGCTTCCAGTTGTGTCGGTGACTGTACCAGTAGGACCGTCTCGTCCATCGAACAGTTCGTTGTTCACGGGCCGAGGTTCGGCGGTAGGTACAAAAGACAGACAAACCGTCGAAAAGGGGGGTTGGAGCGTGGGGGGCGACACGGTGGACAATATCGCCGGGTTGATTCTGGCCCTACTATCCCCGTCGAATCGATTGGTGGGTTACTGAAAAAGACAAACGGACAGTCCTGTTCGGATTCTCGGCTATA from Salinigranum halophilum encodes the following:
- a CDS encoding DUF853 family protein encodes the protein MPDFDLAVHMDIEDEEGGLSDQDNEYDPLYLTLTVDKDTANALDWVRVLWNHRKVRVVPDDLTHDEIREMFAAICRAVMRLCKDIRPELTAFISCDEAHNILKEHDFPEAVERAITGGRKHGVETLFCSQRPALLPTTLISQADKRVYFALSDDNDIKKVNKTSSFPGDKLAKLPARKAIVENKATGQWEELETDGIGRKRPHFSGDDGIADRHFPI